One segment of Falco rusticolus isolate bFalRus1 chromosome 3, bFalRus1.pri, whole genome shotgun sequence DNA contains the following:
- the HTR6 gene encoding 5-hydroxytryptamine receptor 6: MPGEGPRSSRASPAPRLLMEDDLGAPNASMLGEHSLLVGSSWMAAFLCFIILLTTAGNFLLILLIITQRSLRNTSNYFLVSLFMSDLMVGLVVMPPAMLNQLYGRWVLRGDFCSLWYSFDVMCCSASILNLCIISLDRYLLIISPLKYKLRMTSCRALWLILATWTLAALASFLPIKMGWHELEFEVRSPNVTSQGDEDQCRLLVSLPYALVASCLTFFLPSAAISFTYCRILLAARKQAVQVASLASNVATATTTETTPQVPRAPSQPAAGSESRRFATKHSKKALKASLTLGILLGMFFVAWLPFFVTNVTQAVCSCVPAGFFDVLTWLGYCNSTMNPIIYPLFMRDFKRAMGRYLPCCRRAGEPRPSAISLSMRNSNSGPRAATSLKNVLTLQAETDSVDSGALGNEQGLLPAGGGPPAPSPRLLNRFDAGPQPRQLGTPVA; the protein is encoded by the exons cagctggaTGGCCGCTTTCCTCTGCTTCATCATCCTGCTGACCACGGCAGGGAacttcctcctcatcctcctcatcATCACCCAGCGCTCCCTCCGCAACACCTCAAACTACTTCTTGGTGTCCCTCTTCATGTCCGACCTGATGGTGGGGCTGGTGGTCATGCCCCCGGCCATGCTCAACCAGCTCTATGGGCGCTGGGTGCTGCGGGGCGACTTCTGCTCCCTCTGGTACTCCTTCGACGTCATGTGCTGCAGCGCCTCCATCCTCAACCTCTGCATCATCAGCTTGGACCGCTACCTGCTCATCATCTCCCCCCTCAAATACAAGCTGCGAATGACCTCCTGCAGGGCCCTCTGGCTCATTCTGGCCACCTGGACCTTGGCTGCACTGGCCTCCTTCCTGCCCATCAAGATGGGCTGGCATGAGCTGGAGTTCGAGGTCCGGTCCCCCAACGTCACCTCCCAAGGGGACGAGGACCAGTGCCGGCTGCTGGTCAGCTTGCCCTACGCCTTGGTGGCCTCCTGCCTGACCTTCTTCCTCCCGTCCGCCGCCATCTCCTTCACCTACTGCCGCATCCTCCTGGCAGCCCGCAAGCAAGCGGTGCAGGTGGCTTCCCTCGCCTCCAACGTGgccaccgccaccaccaccgAGACCACGCCACAG GTTCCCCGCGCCCCCAGCCAGCCCGCGGCTGGCAGCGAGAGCAGGAGGTTCGCCACCAAGCACAGCAAGAAGGCGCTGAAGGCCAGCCTGACGCTGGGCATCCTGCTGGGCATGTTCTTCGTGGCTTGGCTCCCCTTCTTTGTCACCAACGTGACGCAG GCGGTCTGCAGCTGCGTCCCGGCCGGCTTCTTCGACGTGCTGACCTGGCTGGGGTACTGCAACAGCACCATGAACCCCATCATCTACCCGCTCTTCATGAGGGACTTCAAGAGAGCCATGGGCAGGTACCTGCCCTGCTGCCGGCGCGCGGGGGAGCCCCGGCCCAGCGCCATCTCCCTCTCCATGAGGAACTCCAACAGCGGACCACGCGCCGCCACGTCCCTCAAGAACGTCCTCACCCTGCAGGCGGAGACCGACTCGGTTGACTCCGGGGCACTGGGGAATGAACAGGGCCTGCTGCCGGCCGGCGgtggccccccagcccccagcccccgctTGCTCAACCGCTTCGACGCGGGGCCGCAGCCCAGGCAGCTCGGCACCCCCGTGGCCTGA